The following are encoded together in the Lactuca sativa cultivar Salinas chromosome 1, Lsat_Salinas_v11, whole genome shotgun sequence genome:
- the LOC111882869 gene encoding uncharacterized protein LOC111882869 produces MYITTNLNLFVSTINQVAIFNILQITSRRNCIYESKMLRMMLEIPIPEKWKQLYYVWDIRVFIILSLFFQMLLILVAPLRKRTKNNWIILSLWCSYLLADCAANFALGLISSSQGNPNENQAKKDSRVGIHHKDLLAFWAPFLLVHLGGPDTITAFALEDNELWPRHLFGLLFQCVVAFYVFIQSLPENRLWIPTMFMFLTGFIKYAEKTRSLFLASANRFKEYMFPTPDPGPMYAKLSVEYHSRREAKLPTRIQMVPEPERAAISVKNSIKGDLTELEMVRHAYEFFKTFKGLVVDMILINRRQQNRSRDFFLNRTAKDAFKVIEIELNLIYDVLFTKLPVVFCLTGAISRFLSFATICAGIFLFIFEDKTNFRSFDVMITYILLFGALILDVTALLMLLFSDWTIIYLWKSLHVEIDKKSIKTTIISAFLRLLTYQDTKDHPQTRKWEIKFLRRRWWEFISTYNLIDYCLHPRPTLNQRFFDKFGLTGFFDGLKYVEYKNVDQKLKDFIFEELKIKSELADDLETTKEISSARGSWVIQLQQDWHSLLTHVVDVDYDQSIIIWHIATELCYNKELQKETKDDKKDHNLRDIAKVLSDYMLYLLIMQPNMMPVIVAGIGQVRFRDTCAEVKRLLDIGVDWDQKNACMKILDVPTDVPPVTISGDRSKSLLFDSCILAKDLMGIEEKDPSENNKWLIISKVWVELLCYGASHARANTLADQVSKGGELITIVWLLIAHFGLGDQYPINEGKARAKLIVGK; encoded by the coding sequence ATGTATATAACTACAAATTTGAATTTATTTGTGTCAACGATTAATCAAGTAGCGATTTTCAATATTTTGCAGATAACTTCAAGAAGAAATTGCATTTACGAAAGCAAAATGCTTAGAATGATGCTGGAGATTCCGATTCCTGAGAAATGGAAACAATTATATTATGTATGGGATATCCGAGTGTTCATCATATTGAGTCTTTTCTTTCAAATGCTTTTGATTCTCGTTGCTCCTTTGAGAAAACGAACAAAAAATAACTGGATAATCCTTTCATTGTGGTGTTCATATTTGCTAGCTGATTGTGCGGCTAACTTTGCTCTTGGGCTCATCTCAAGCAGCCAAGGGAACCCTAATGAGAACCAAGCCAAAAAAGACAGTAGGGTGGGTATACATCACAAAGACCTTCTCGCTTTCTGGGCGCCTTTTCTTTTGGTGCACCTCGGTGGTCCAGACACCATTACAGCTTTTGCATTAGAAGACAATGAGTTGTGGCCACGTCATCTTTTTGGTCTTCTTTTCCAATGTGTAGTTGCATTTTATGTGTTTATTCAGTCACTACCTGAAAATCGGCTATGGATTCCGACAATGTTCATGTTCTTAACAGGTTTCATAAAATATGCGGAAAAAACACGTTCTCTTTTTCTTGCTAGTGCCAACAGATTCAAAGAGTACATGTTCCCAACTCCTGATCCTGGGCCGATGTATGCGAAACTCTCAGTTGAATATCATTCGAGGAGGGAGGCGAAACTACCGACTAGAATTCAGATGGTTCCAGAGCCGGAGAGAGCAGCCATATCAGTTAAAAACTCTATAAAAGGGGATTTAACAGAGTTGGAAATGGTGCGACATGCTTATGAGTTCTTTAAAACATTCAAAGGGCTTGTTGTTGATATGATTTTGATCAATCGGAGGCAACAGAATCGGAGTCGGGATTTCTTCCTAAATCGGACCGCTAAAGACGCTTTCAAAGTGATTGAGATTGAGTTAAATTTAATCTATGATGTTCTGTTTACGAAACTTCCGGTGGTGTTTTGTTTAACCGGAGCCATTAGCCGGTTTTTATCTTTTGCAACAATTTGCGCAGGAATCTTTTTATTTATATTCGAAGACAAAACAAATTTCCGAAGCTTTGATGTGATGATTACCTATATTTTGCTGTTTGGTGCTTTGATTTTGGATGTGACCGCTCTACTCATGCTGTTGTTTTCAGATTGGACCATCATTTATTTATGGAAATCTCTTCATGTTGAGATCGACAAAAAGTCTATCAAGACAACAATCATCAGTGCATTCCTCCGACTCTTGACTTATCAGGACACAAAAGATCATCCCCAAACTCGCAAATGGGAAATTAAGTTCTTAAGACGAAGGTGGTGGGAATTTATTTCAACTTACAACCTTATCGATTATTGCTTGCACCCACGCCCAACCCTAAATCAACGTTTTTTTGACAAGTTTGGGCTTACTGGATTTTTTGACGGGCTCAAGTATGTGGAATACAAAAATGTCGACCAAAAACTCAAAGACTTCATCTTCGAGGAGTTAAAAATAAAATCAGAACTCGCTGATGACTTGGAAACTACAAAGGAGATAAGTTCAGCACGAGGAAGTTGGGTAATCCAGTTGCAACAAGATTGGCATAGCTTACTTACACATGTTGTAGATGTTGACTACGATCAAAGTATCATTATATGGCACATCGCCACCGAGTTATGCTACAACAAAGAGCTTCAAAAGGAAACCAAAGATGACAAAAAGGATCATAATCTTCGTGATATTGCAAAAGTATTATCAGATTACATGTTGTATCTTCTTATCATGCAACCAAACATGATGCCGGTAATAGTAGCAGGTATTGGACAAGTACGGTTCCGAGATACTTGTGCTGAGGTCAAAAGGCTTTTAGATATTGGAGTTGATTGGGATCAGAAAAACGCTTGCATGAAGATTCTTGACGTACCCACGGATGTGCCACCAGTGACTATAAGTGGTGATCGGAGCAAATCCTTGTTATTTGATAGTTGCATTTTGGCCAAAGATTTGATGGGGATAGAGGAGAAGGACCCGAGTGAGAATAATAAATGGTTGATTATAAGCAAGGTATGGGTGGAGTTGTTATGTTACGGTGCAAGCCATGCAAGAGCTAACACACTAGCAGACCAAGTGAGCAAAGGTGGTGAGCTCATTACTATCGTTTGGTTGTTAATAGCTCATTTTGGTTTGGGTGATCAATACCCAATTAATGAAGGAAAAGCAAGAGCAAAACTCATTGTTGGCAAGTAG